One window of Mesorhizobium sp. PAMC28654 genomic DNA carries:
- a CDS encoding Na/Pi cotransporter family protein, with translation MQFSIILLHLAGAVMLLLWAVRMVRTGVERACGPALRDALRQARGARVRSAGVGTVLAVLLQSSTAVAILAAGFAASGMVSVSAGLAILLGADLGSALVVQVLSFDLSWLVPAPILVGGAMFLKFEARGIKQGGRILMGIAFVLLSLHMIGEATAPMRQSTLLPLVISYLRTDYFTAFAAAALFTWLIHSSVAAILLFVTLAAQGVLPVEVGLFFLLGANCGGALIAVWLTRGEAVEARRVPLGNLIFRGMAALAALFALQAVAFPTDVFGATEGRQLVNLHLAFNLALVVCCLPFTGLMEKLVTWLIADRPAAKAGEGTDLMSRRTSALDRTVMRTPGLALASATRELLRMGEVVEIMLRPVMDFIDAGTTDQIRQAQKLDDEVNRAHTEIKLYIAEVNRGSMSAAEAQRGIELTDFAINLERAGDIVAKNLLVLTGELRDKNLRFSRDGWTELAGLHNGVMANMQLALNVLVSSDLDSARQLVVEKERMRKLERMSHDRHLKRLQSGMPQSIDTSDIHLEAVRALKEINSLMASVAYPLLTQSGDLLESRLARGGAGVGVVVASPA, from the coding sequence ATGCAATTTTCCATCATCCTGCTGCATCTGGCGGGTGCCGTCATGTTGCTGCTCTGGGCCGTGCGCATGGTGCGCACCGGTGTGGAGCGAGCCTGTGGCCCCGCATTACGTGACGCGCTCAGACAAGCCCGGGGCGCTCGGGTCAGGTCGGCAGGCGTCGGCACGGTGCTAGCCGTGCTGCTGCAGAGTTCCACCGCCGTCGCCATCCTGGCGGCCGGCTTTGCCGCCAGTGGCATGGTTTCGGTGTCCGCTGGGCTGGCGATCCTGCTTGGCGCCGATCTCGGCTCCGCCCTGGTCGTGCAGGTGCTGTCATTCGACCTCAGTTGGCTGGTACCAGCGCCGATTCTTGTCGGCGGCGCGATGTTCCTGAAGTTCGAAGCGCGCGGCATCAAACAGGGCGGACGTATCCTGATGGGCATCGCATTCGTTCTGTTGTCGTTGCACATGATCGGCGAGGCGACCGCGCCGATGCGACAGAGCACATTGCTGCCGCTTGTGATTTCCTATTTGCGCACCGACTACTTCACCGCCTTCGCGGCCGCTGCCCTGTTCACATGGCTGATCCACTCCAGCGTCGCGGCGATCCTGTTGTTCGTCACGCTTGCCGCACAGGGCGTCTTGCCCGTCGAAGTCGGTTTGTTCTTCCTTCTTGGCGCCAATTGCGGCGGCGCGCTGATCGCGGTATGGCTGACGCGCGGCGAGGCCGTCGAGGCGCGTCGTGTCCCGCTCGGCAATCTGATCTTTCGTGGCATGGCAGCACTCGCTGCCTTGTTTGCACTTCAGGCCGTGGCGTTTCCCACGGATGTGTTCGGCGCAACCGAAGGCCGGCAACTGGTCAATTTGCACCTCGCCTTCAATCTGGCGTTGGTCGTCTGCTGCCTGCCCTTCACCGGCTTGATGGAAAAGCTGGTCACCTGGCTCATCGCCGACAGGCCGGCGGCAAAGGCGGGGGAGGGTACGGACCTCATGTCGCGCCGCACCAGCGCCCTCGACCGCACCGTCATGCGCACGCCCGGTCTGGCACTGGCCAGCGCAACCCGTGAGTTGCTGCGCATGGGCGAAGTCGTCGAAATCATGCTGCGTCCGGTGATGGATTTCATCGACGCCGGCACCACCGATCAGATCCGCCAGGCGCAGAAGCTCGATGACGAGGTCAACCGCGCCCACACCGAGATCAAACTCTACATTGCCGAGGTCAATCGCGGCAGCATGTCCGCGGCCGAGGCCCAGCGCGGCATCGAGCTCACCGATTTCGCCATCAATCTCGAACGCGCCGGCGATATCGTCGCCAAGAACCTGCTAGTCCTCACCGGGGAATTGCGCGACAAGAATCTGCGCTTTTCACGCGACGGCTGGACCGAACTCGCCGGGCTTCACAACGGTGTCATGGCCAACATGCAGCTTGCGCTCAACGTGCTGGTATCGAGTGATCTCGATTCGGCGCGGCAACTCGTCGTCGAGAAGGAGCGGATGCGCAAACTGGAACGCATGAGTCATGACCGTCACCTCAAGCGTCTGCAATCAGGAATGCCGCAGAGTATCGATACCAGCGACATCCATCTGGAGGCGGTCAGGGCGCTAAAGGAAATCAACTCGTTGATGGCCTCGGTCGCCTATCCGCTGCTGACGCAAAGCGGTGATCTGCTTGAGAGCCGGCTGGCTCGAGGCGGTGCGGGCGTGGGCGTGGTGGTTGCCTCACCAGCCTGA
- a CDS encoding LysR substrate-binding domain-containing protein, producing MRYVQLRAFHQVAISGGFSRAAEALFLTQPAISDQVRKLEEEYDVLLFNRNKKQVTLTHSGQKLLEITHRMFDTEQQALELLTESRALRSGTLRIVADAAHHLLHILGSFRARYPGVQVSVRAGNTETVISSLYSYDADIGVLGEVPTGRDFEVLKLNSTPIIAFTSVDHPLSGAKSLTLKQLAQESLVMRERGSKTRQKLEDLAAASKIELRPSIEAEGREAVREIVASGAGIGFVSAAEFGQDSRLVPITIDAPETLMDEALICLRERSGGKLVRAFLDMARSMSAD from the coding sequence ATGCGCTACGTTCAGTTGCGGGCCTTTCATCAAGTGGCAATTTCCGGCGGTTTTTCGCGGGCCGCCGAAGCCCTTTTCCTGACCCAGCCGGCCATATCGGACCAGGTGCGCAAGCTCGAGGAAGAGTATGACGTCCTACTGTTCAACCGAAACAAGAAGCAGGTCACGCTGACTCATTCGGGCCAGAAGCTGCTCGAGATAACCCATCGCATGTTCGATACCGAACAGCAGGCGCTCGAGCTTCTGACGGAGTCGCGCGCGCTGCGCTCCGGCACGCTGCGTATCGTCGCCGACGCGGCGCATCATCTGCTTCACATCCTCGGCAGCTTCCGGGCCCGCTATCCCGGCGTCCAGGTTTCGGTACGCGCTGGCAACACCGAGACGGTGATCAGCAGCCTCTACAGCTATGACGCCGACATCGGCGTTCTGGGCGAGGTGCCGACCGGGCGCGATTTCGAAGTGCTGAAGCTCAACTCCACCCCGATCATCGCTTTCACCTCCGTCGATCACCCGCTGTCAGGGGCGAAATCGCTGACGCTCAAGCAACTCGCGCAGGAATCGCTGGTGATGCGCGAGCGCGGCTCAAAGACGCGCCAGAAGCTCGAAGACCTCGCCGCGGCTTCGAAGATCGAACTCCGGCCTTCGATCGAAGCCGAGGGCCGCGAAGCCGTCCGCGAGATCGTCGCGTCAGGCGCCGGCATCGGCTTTGTCTCGGCGGCCGAGTTCGGCCAGGATTCGCGGCTGGTGCCGATCACCATCGACGCTCCCGAAACCTTGATGGACGAAGCGCTGATCTGCCTGCGCGAACGTAGCGGCGGCAAACTCGTGCGCGCCTTTCTCGACATGGCAAGATCGATGTCAGCGGATTAG